A genomic stretch from Bacterioplanes sanyensis includes:
- a CDS encoding CheR family methyltransferase, translated as MNTHCEDISDAAFRGISSLLYDTAGIQLSEHKKTMMVTRLRKRLLHLGLDSFDGYLSYLRGGNKDELQVMLDLMSTNETYFFREAEHFNVLAKELRSQPGKHWRIWCAALSSGEEAYTIGMLAQDILGTDRWSLVGTDISSRMVSKARRAIYPEAMLEKVPEYYRKHFCLCGRGEYSGYFTFIPEIRAAVDCRLMNLTKPLAGIGPFDIVFIRNVLIYFDQPTKEAVIGRILPLVAKDGLVITGHSESLFGISPHLQTIQPSVYRYSPQARTAQV; from the coding sequence GTGAACACCCATTGCGAAGACATTTCCGATGCGGCCTTCCGCGGCATCTCGTCGCTGCTGTACGATACCGCGGGTATCCAACTGAGCGAACATAAAAAAACCATGATGGTGACCCGGTTGCGCAAACGCTTGCTGCATCTGGGGCTGGATTCCTTTGATGGGTATTTGTCCTATCTGCGCGGCGGCAATAAGGACGAGTTGCAGGTCATGCTGGACCTGATGTCCACCAACGAAACGTATTTCTTCCGTGAGGCGGAGCACTTTAATGTGTTGGCGAAGGAACTGCGCAGTCAGCCAGGCAAGCACTGGCGAATTTGGTGTGCGGCTTTGTCCTCTGGTGAGGAGGCGTATACCATCGGGATGCTGGCTCAGGACATTCTGGGTACCGATCGTTGGTCGTTGGTGGGCACAGACATCAGCAGCCGTATGGTCAGTAAAGCGCGCCGTGCGATTTATCCTGAGGCTATGTTAGAAAAAGTGCCCGAGTACTACCGCAAACATTTTTGTTTGTGTGGTCGCGGTGAGTACAGCGGTTATTTTACGTTTATCCCTGAAATCCGTGCGGCGGTTGATTGTCGATTAATGAACCTGACCAAACCGCTGGCTGGCATCGGGCCGTTTGACATTGTTTTTATTCGCAATGTATTGATTTATTTTGATCAGCCGACCAAAGAAGCGGTGATCGGACGAATTCTACCGTTGGTGGCCAAGGACGGCTTGGTGATCACCGGCCACTCCGAATCACTGTTTGGTATTAGCCCGCATTTACAAACCATTCAACCATCGGTTTATCGCTACTCACCGCAAGCGCGGACTGCCCAGGTATGA
- a CDS encoding chemotaxis protein CheD has protein sequence MTTYTVAPGEYRVSDQSSVILKTLLGSCVAVCLYDERVHVFGMNHFLLALDKYHQQSSVSGRYGIHAMELLINAMLKRGAEKKRMKAKVFGGANVLNQIGQQHFNIGQANVEFAFDFLQQEAIPVSSHDVGGENGRTILFDGSDLGVYVRLIDGRQQAQLLVEDESQWLSRQQQQQQRQPAGTVVFWDD, from the coding sequence ATGACAACCTACACGGTTGCGCCTGGGGAATATCGTGTTAGCGACCAATCCTCTGTCATTCTTAAAACGCTATTAGGTTCCTGTGTTGCTGTATGCCTGTACGACGAGCGGGTGCATGTATTTGGCATGAATCATTTCTTATTGGCGCTCGATAAGTATCACCAGCAGTCATCCGTCTCTGGGCGGTATGGTATCCATGCGATGGAGCTATTGATCAATGCCATGCTCAAACGCGGGGCAGAGAAGAAACGTATGAAGGCCAAAGTGTTTGGTGGTGCCAATGTGTTGAATCAAATCGGGCAGCAACATTTTAATATCGGTCAAGCTAACGTTGAGTTCGCGTTTGATTTTTTGCAGCAAGAAGCCATACCCGTATCGTCTCACGACGTCGGCGGTGAGAATGGCCGTACTATTTTATTTGATGGCAGCGATCTGGGAGTGTACGTGCGTTTAATCGATGGGCGCCAACAAGCACAGTTGTTGGTGGAAGATGAGAGTCAGTGGCTGTCGCGTCAGCAACAACAGCAGCAGCGTCAGCCGGCAGGCACTGTTGTATTCTGGGATGATTAA
- a CDS encoding protein-glutamate methylesterase/protein-glutamine glutaminase: MATINVFIVDDSAVVRQVLTEVLNACAGVRVLGSASDPIFAEKKMQAQWPDVIVLDIEMPRMDGITFLRKLMAERPTPVVICSTLTAHGATTSMQAMSAGAVDIITKPKTGLKGFLQESRTLLLDAIKGAAAARPKTAPKRSTAPTTAPAAVAPMHETTDRVVALGTSTGGTQALEQVLTALPMDCPGIVVVQHMPAQFTRAFAERLDGLCKVRVKEAEAGDRVVPGHVLIAPGGQHMTLLRSGAQYRVEVKDGPLVSRHRPSVDVLFRSVAQAAGKNALGVIMTGMGDDGARGLLEMYQAGALTLGQDEASCVVYGMPKEALRMGGVMRQLALEQIASAICHPQSWL, encoded by the coding sequence ATGGCGACTATTAATGTCTTTATTGTCGATGACTCTGCTGTGGTGCGTCAGGTCCTAACTGAGGTGCTTAATGCGTGTGCTGGCGTGCGGGTGCTTGGCAGTGCATCAGACCCGATCTTTGCCGAAAAGAAAATGCAGGCACAGTGGCCGGATGTCATTGTGCTGGATATCGAAATGCCGCGTATGGATGGCATTACTTTTTTGCGTAAGTTAATGGCAGAGCGGCCGACGCCAGTTGTGATTTGCTCAACATTAACGGCGCACGGTGCGACCACCAGTATGCAAGCCATGTCCGCCGGTGCCGTGGACATCATCACCAAACCGAAAACTGGGCTAAAAGGCTTTTTGCAAGAGTCACGCACTTTATTGCTGGATGCCATTAAGGGTGCCGCTGCCGCAAGGCCGAAAACAGCGCCCAAACGCAGCACTGCACCCACCACTGCGCCAGCAGCGGTGGCACCGATGCATGAAACAACGGATAGAGTCGTGGCACTGGGGACATCAACCGGTGGTACACAAGCGCTGGAGCAGGTGCTGACGGCGTTGCCAATGGACTGCCCTGGTATTGTGGTGGTGCAGCACATGCCAGCGCAGTTCACCCGTGCATTTGCCGAACGCTTGGATGGTTTGTGCAAGGTTCGAGTAAAGGAGGCCGAAGCGGGCGACCGTGTGGTGCCCGGGCATGTATTGATTGCCCCGGGTGGTCAGCACATGACCTTGCTGCGCAGCGGTGCTCAGTATCGTGTGGAAGTGAAAGATGGGCCATTGGTCTCACGCCACCGGCCGTCGGTGGATGTGCTCTTTCGCTCGGTGGCTCAGGCGGCTGGCAAAAACGCTCTGGGCGTGATTATGACGGGCATGGGCGATGATGGCGCACGTGGTTTGCTGGAGATGTATCAAGCTGGTGCATTGACATTGGGGCAAGACGAAGCCAGCTGTGTTGTTTATGGCATGCCCAAGGAAGCATTGCGTATGGGCGGTGTGATGCGCCAGTTGGCGCTGGAGCAAATCGCCTCGGCCATCTGTCACCCTCAAAGCTGGTTATAG
- the thrS gene encoding threonine--tRNA ligase, whose amino-acid sequence MPVITLPDGSKREFDQPVTVMQVAEDIGPGLAKATVCGRINGQLVDACELITHDADITLITGRDQDGLEVIRHSFAHLVGHAVKQLFPNAKMAIGPVIDDGFYYDIEYERPFTPEDVAVIEKRVKELIKKDYDVDKKMTPIKEARRIFVDRDEDYKVELIDNLISQGETEVGLYHHEEYVDMCRGPHVPNTRVMRVFKLMRVSGAYWRGDANNQQLQRIYGTAWNDKKDQKAYLTRLEEAEKRDHRKLAKQLDLFHLQEEAPGMVFWHPNGWTIYQVLEQYMRKVQNGAGYKEIKTPQVVDRTLWEKSGHWEHYAEHMFVTESEKRTYAVKPMNCPAHIQVFNQGLKSYRDLPLRLAEFGCCHRNEPSGALHGIMRVRGFTQDDAHIFVTEDQMRKEASDFIKLTLEVYKDFGFDDVEMKLSTRPEGRIGEEHLWDKAEAALEDALNDAGLDWELQPGEGAFYGPKIEFSLRDCLNRVWQCGTLQLDFMLPERLGAQYVAEDGERKHPVMLHRAILGSFERFVGILVEHYAGAMPPWLAPHQVSVLNITDNQAQYCADLANRLNSLGFRAQADLRNEKIGFKIREHTLHKVPFQLVVGDKEVEANTVAVRTRSGEDLGVMSADRFIELLEESIAQRGRFGMEN is encoded by the coding sequence ATGCCTGTTATTACTCTTCCCGACGGTTCCAAACGCGAATTCGACCAACCCGTAACAGTGATGCAAGTTGCTGAAGACATTGGCCCTGGTTTAGCCAAAGCAACGGTATGCGGTCGGATTAATGGTCAGTTAGTTGATGCTTGTGAGCTGATTACTCACGATGCTGACATTACCTTGATCACAGGTCGCGACCAAGACGGTCTGGAAGTCATTCGTCACTCTTTTGCGCACTTGGTCGGTCACGCGGTCAAACAACTGTTTCCAAACGCCAAAATGGCGATTGGTCCAGTGATTGACGACGGCTTTTATTACGACATCGAATACGAGCGTCCATTCACCCCAGAAGACGTCGCGGTCATTGAAAAGCGCGTAAAAGAGCTGATTAAAAAAGATTACGACGTCGATAAAAAAATGACGCCAATTAAAGAAGCGCGTCGTATTTTTGTTGATCGTGACGAGGATTACAAAGTCGAGCTGATCGACAATTTAATCTCCCAGGGCGAGACCGAAGTTGGCTTGTATCATCACGAAGAATACGTAGATATGTGCCGTGGTCCACACGTGCCCAATACACGTGTCATGCGTGTATTTAAATTAATGCGCGTATCCGGTGCGTACTGGCGCGGCGATGCCAATAATCAGCAATTGCAGCGTATTTATGGCACCGCCTGGAACGATAAAAAAGATCAAAAAGCGTATCTGACTCGCTTGGAAGAAGCAGAAAAGCGCGACCACCGTAAACTGGCCAAGCAGTTGGACTTGTTCCATTTGCAAGAAGAAGCACCGGGTATGGTGTTCTGGCATCCTAATGGTTGGACGATTTATCAAGTACTTGAGCAGTATATGCGTAAAGTTCAAAACGGTGCTGGCTATAAAGAAATCAAAACCCCGCAAGTGGTGGATCGCACCTTGTGGGAAAAATCTGGTCACTGGGAACATTATGCCGAGCATATGTTTGTGACCGAGTCCGAAAAACGCACCTATGCTGTGAAGCCGATGAACTGCCCAGCGCACATTCAGGTGTTTAACCAGGGGCTGAAGAGTTACCGTGATTTGCCACTGCGCTTGGCGGAGTTTGGTTGCTGTCACCGTAATGAGCCGTCGGGTGCCTTGCACGGCATCATGCGTGTGCGTGGTTTTACCCAGGACGATGCCCACATTTTCGTGACCGAAGATCAGATGCGCAAAGAGGCGTCTGACTTCATCAAGCTGACGCTGGAAGTCTACAAAGACTTCGGTTTTGACGACGTTGAAATGAAACTGTCGACGCGCCCAGAAGGCCGTATCGGCGAAGAGCATCTGTGGGACAAAGCCGAAGCGGCGTTAGAAGATGCGCTGAACGATGCGGGTTTGGATTGGGAGCTGCAGCCGGGTGAAGGTGCCTTCTATGGCCCGAAAATCGAATTCTCGCTGCGTGACTGCCTGAACCGAGTTTGGCAGTGCGGTACTTTGCAGCTGGACTTCATGCTGCCGGAGCGTCTGGGTGCCCAGTACGTCGCCGAAGATGGCGAACGCAAGCATCCGGTGATGCTGCACCGTGCTATCTTGGGTTCGTTTGAGCGTTTTGTTGGCATTTTGGTCGAGCACTACGCAGGTGCGATGCCGCCATGGTTGGCGCCACATCAAGTGTCAGTCCTGAATATCACTGATAACCAGGCACAATACTGCGCAGATTTGGCCAATCGACTCAACTCTCTGGGCTTCCGGGCACAAGCGGACTTGAGAAACGAGAAGATCGGCTTTAAAATCCGCGAGCACACTTTACACAAGGTCCCTTTCCAGCTCGTGGTAGGGGATAAAGAAGTCGAAGCAAACACCGTAGCTGTGCGGACACGAAGTGGCGAAGACTTGGGCGTGATGAGCGCCGATCGCTTCATCGAGCTGCTTGAAGAAAGCATCGCACAGCGCGGCCGGTTTGGAATGGAGAACTGA
- the infC gene encoding translation initiation factor IF-3: MRRDNRKGAREPSAAINKNIRATEVRLIGADGNQVGIVSIDEALEAAAEAELDLVQISDGDPIVCKVMDYGKKLYEEKKQKAEAKKRQHQVQIKEIKFRPGTEEGDYQIKLRNLTRFLTEGNKAKVSLRFRGREMAHQNIGMELMKRVEADLAEIGTVEQHPKMEGRQMVMVIAPSKKK; encoded by the coding sequence ATCAGACGCGACAATAGAAAGGGCGCGCGCGAACCTAGCGCCGCCATCAACAAGAACATCCGTGCCACTGAAGTACGGTTAATCGGGGCAGACGGCAATCAAGTAGGGATTGTCAGCATCGATGAAGCTCTTGAGGCGGCCGCAGAGGCAGAGCTGGACTTGGTGCAAATTTCAGACGGTGATCCCATCGTTTGTAAGGTGATGGACTACGGCAAGAAGCTCTACGAAGAGAAGAAGCAGAAAGCCGAAGCCAAGAAACGCCAGCACCAGGTGCAGATCAAAGAGATCAAGTTCCGTCCAGGAACCGAAGAAGGCGATTACCAGATCAAACTGCGTAATCTGACCCGCTTCCTGACTGAAGGCAACAAAGCCAAAGTATCGTTGCGCTTTCGCGGTCGCGAAATGGCGCACCAAAACATTGGTATGGAATTGATGAAGCGTGTCGAAGCCGATCTGGCTGAAATCGGCACGGTGGAGCAGCATCCTAAAATGGAAGGCCGTCAGATGGTGATGGTCATTGCTCCAAGCAAAAAGAAGTAA
- the rpmI gene encoding 50S ribosomal protein L35, with protein sequence MPKIKTKSGAAKRFKKTANGFKHRQAHRSHILTKKSTKRKRHLRPMLQVHRSDKALVARMLPNL encoded by the coding sequence ATGCCAAAGATCAAAACTAAGAGTGGCGCAGCAAAGCGCTTCAAAAAGACTGCGAACGGTTTCAAGCACCGTCAGGCTCACCGTAGCCACATCCTGACCAAGAAGAGCACCAAGCGTAAGCGTCACCTGCGTCCAATGCTGCAGGTTCACCGCTCTGATAAGGCGCTGGTAGCACGCATGCTGCCTAACCTTTAA
- the rplT gene encoding 50S ribosomal protein L20, producing the protein MARVKRGVIARRRHKKILKQAKGYYGARSRVFRVAKQAVIKAGQYAYRDRRQRKRQFRQLWIARINAGARQNGLSYSKFINGLKKAAVEIDRKVLADLAVNEKAAFAALVEKAKSSL; encoded by the coding sequence ATGGCTCGTGTAAAACGTGGTGTGATCGCTCGTCGTCGTCACAAGAAAATTCTGAAGCAAGCTAAAGGTTACTATGGCGCTCGTAGCCGTGTATTCCGTGTAGCTAAGCAAGCGGTTATCAAAGCTGGTCAGTACGCTTACCGTGACCGTCGTCAGCGTAAGCGTCAGTTCCGTCAGCTGTGGATCGCTCGTATCAATGCGGGTGCCCGTCAGAATGGCCTGTCTTACAGCAAGTTTATCAACGGCCTGAAAAAAGCCGCTGTTGAAATTGACCGTAAAGTTCTGGCTGATCTGGCAGTGAACGAAAAAGCAGCGTTTGCGGCTTTGGTTGAAAAAGCCAAGTCCAGCCTGTAA
- the pheS gene encoding phenylalanine--tRNA ligase subunit alpha: MENLEALTQQALAAVEQSGDVAALDQVRVQFLGKKGEITGLMKNLGNVAPEDRPQVGAVINAAKTQVQDAINARRAALESAALNAKLAAETVDVTLPGRAMQEGGLHPVTRTLERIEQFFAGAGYQVAEGPEVEDDFHNFEALNIPSHHPARAMHDTFYFDAGSLLRTHTSPVQIRTMEAQQPPIRIICPGRVYRCDYDQTHSPMFHQVEGLLVDKDISFADLKGTLEQFMSAFFERDVKVRLRPSYFPFTEPSAEIDIEWIVETPEGTKHGWLEIGGCGMVHPNVFKHVGIDPDVYSGFAFGMGVERMAMLRYGVNDLRLFFENDLRFLQQFR; the protein is encoded by the coding sequence ATGGAAAACCTTGAGGCCCTGACACAACAAGCCCTCGCTGCGGTTGAGCAGTCAGGCGACGTCGCCGCACTGGATCAGGTTCGGGTCCAGTTTCTTGGCAAAAAAGGCGAAATTACCGGTCTGATGAAAAATCTCGGTAACGTTGCGCCTGAGGATCGCCCGCAAGTCGGTGCGGTTATTAATGCGGCAAAAACTCAGGTGCAGGATGCGATCAACGCGCGTCGCGCTGCACTGGAAAGCGCTGCATTAAATGCCAAGCTGGCAGCAGAAACCGTGGACGTCACCTTGCCTGGGCGCGCCATGCAAGAGGGTGGTTTGCACCCAGTCACGCGTACACTTGAGCGTATCGAACAGTTTTTTGCCGGTGCTGGCTACCAAGTAGCGGAAGGACCGGAAGTGGAAGACGACTTTCACAACTTTGAAGCCTTAAATATTCCATCGCACCACCCGGCGCGTGCCATGCACGATACCTTTTATTTTGATGCGGGTAGCCTGCTGCGTACTCATACCTCGCCAGTGCAAATTCGCACCATGGAGGCACAACAGCCGCCGATTCGTATTATTTGTCCGGGCCGTGTGTATCGTTGCGACTACGACCAAACTCATTCACCCATGTTCCATCAGGTGGAAGGTTTACTGGTCGACAAAGACATCAGTTTTGCCGATTTAAAAGGCACGCTGGAGCAATTTATGAGCGCTTTCTTTGAGCGCGATGTCAAAGTGCGCCTGCGTCCATCGTACTTCCCGTTCACCGAGCCGTCGGCTGAGATCGACATCGAATGGATCGTAGAAACGCCGGAAGGCACTAAGCACGGTTGGCTGGAAATTGGCGGCTGCGGCATGGTTCACCCGAACGTGTTTAAACACGTGGGCATCGATCCGGATGTCTACAGCGGTTTTGCCTTTGGTATGGGGGTCGAGCGCATGGCGATGTTGCGCTACGGCGTTAATGATTTGCGCCTGTTCTTCGAAAACGACTTACGTTTCCTGCAGCAATTCCGTTAA
- the pheT gene encoding phenylalanine--tRNA ligase subunit beta produces the protein MKFSEQWLREWVQPEVSTQELVDQVTMAGLEVDDVDPVAGEFSGVVVGEVISREQHPNADKLSLCQVSDGQETFQIVCGAPNVRAGLKIPFAKLGAVLPGNFKIKKAKLRDVESFGMLCAEAELGLSEASDGLMELPADAPVGEDFRVYMDLDDQIIDVDLTPNRGDCLSIAGLAREVGVLNRVAVQGPAIEAVAPAIDDKPSIEVQASGACPRYLGRIVRGVNVTAATPLWMVEKLRRGGIRSIDPVVDITNYVLLELGQPMHAFDLNQLDGGIRVRMAAEQEKLTLLDGQEVTLSSDTLVIADHSRALAMAGIMGGEQSGVTETTQDLMLEAAFFNPITIAGKARAHGLHTDSSHRFERGVDYQLARTAMERATQLVLDICGGQPGPIEEVVSETDLPKAATIELRRARIEKILGLKMADDDVQDILERLGMQVTATEQGWQAVAPSYRFDMAIEADLIEELARIYGYNRLPVRVPQAATPLATAPEAKMPLADVRRQLISRGYQEAITYSFVDKKVQQVLDPKVEALALLNPISAEMAVMRTTLWAGLLGAVEHNMKRQQPRVRLFETGLRFVPTADGLLQVPTLAMAIAGNRQPQGWSNEDSGVDFFDIKGDLESVLQRSGLLGDYRFVAAQHDALHPGQTARIEKDGQPVGWIGALHPQAQKSLDLKHAVYLVEIDLAAVQQRRVPAFGELSKFPEMRRDLALVVEQGVAVDDVFAGIRSVAGEYLTNLTLFDVYVGKGIDPDRKSLALGLTWQHPSRTLTDEEVNDSVNAVLAHLNESVGATLRG, from the coding sequence ATGAAATTCAGCGAACAGTGGTTGCGCGAGTGGGTGCAGCCGGAAGTGTCCACCCAAGAGCTGGTGGATCAAGTAACGATGGCCGGCCTGGAGGTCGACGATGTCGACCCAGTGGCGGGTGAATTTAGCGGTGTGGTGGTAGGCGAAGTCATCAGTCGTGAGCAGCACCCTAACGCCGACAAACTGAGCCTGTGTCAGGTTAGCGATGGCCAGGAAACCTTCCAGATTGTCTGCGGTGCACCGAATGTGCGCGCCGGTCTGAAAATTCCGTTTGCCAAATTGGGCGCGGTATTGCCAGGCAACTTTAAGATTAAAAAAGCCAAGCTGCGTGATGTTGAATCCTTCGGCATGCTGTGCGCAGAAGCTGAATTGGGCCTGTCAGAAGCCAGCGATGGTTTGATGGAGCTGCCCGCGGACGCGCCGGTCGGCGAGGATTTCCGTGTTTACATGGACCTAGACGATCAAATCATCGACGTCGACTTAACCCCTAACCGCGGTGATTGCTTGAGCATTGCTGGTTTGGCGCGTGAAGTGGGTGTGTTGAACCGTGTTGCTGTGCAAGGCCCAGCCATTGAGGCCGTGGCGCCGGCCATCGACGATAAGCCCAGCATCGAGGTGCAGGCCAGTGGCGCGTGCCCGCGCTACTTGGGTCGTATCGTTCGTGGTGTCAATGTAACAGCTGCCACACCTTTGTGGATGGTCGAAAAGCTGCGCCGTGGTGGCATTCGTTCCATCGACCCAGTGGTGGACATTACCAACTACGTGTTACTGGAGCTGGGTCAGCCGATGCATGCCTTCGACCTGAATCAGCTCGACGGCGGCATTCGCGTGCGCATGGCAGCAGAGCAGGAAAAGCTGACTCTGCTGGATGGTCAGGAAGTGACCTTGAGCAGCGATACCTTGGTCATTGCCGATCACAGTCGTGCATTGGCCATGGCCGGTATCATGGGCGGTGAGCAATCGGGCGTAACGGAAACCACGCAAGACTTGATGCTGGAAGCAGCCTTCTTCAACCCGATTACCATTGCCGGTAAGGCACGTGCTCATGGCTTGCATACCGACTCTTCTCACCGCTTTGAGCGCGGTGTGGACTACCAGCTGGCACGCACTGCGATGGAGCGCGCCACTCAGTTGGTGCTGGATATCTGCGGCGGTCAGCCTGGGCCCATTGAAGAGGTGGTCAGCGAAACGGATCTGCCGAAAGCGGCCACCATCGAGCTGCGTCGCGCACGCATTGAAAAGATCCTCGGTCTGAAAATGGCGGACGATGACGTGCAGGACATTCTCGAGCGTCTGGGCATGCAAGTCACCGCCACAGAGCAGGGCTGGCAAGCCGTGGCGCCGAGCTACCGCTTTGATATGGCCATTGAGGCTGATCTGATCGAAGAGCTGGCGCGCATCTATGGCTACAACCGTTTGCCGGTGCGTGTCCCGCAAGCGGCTACTCCTTTGGCCACCGCGCCTGAGGCGAAAATGCCGCTGGCGGACGTTCGTCGTCAGCTGATTTCGCGCGGCTACCAAGAAGCCATTACTTACAGCTTTGTCGACAAAAAAGTGCAGCAAGTGCTGGACCCGAAGGTCGAGGCGTTGGCGCTGCTGAACCCAATTTCAGCGGAAATGGCGGTGATGCGCACTACTCTGTGGGCCGGTTTGTTGGGCGCGGTAGAGCACAATATGAAGCGCCAGCAGCCGCGTGTGCGCTTGTTCGAAACAGGTTTGCGTTTTGTTCCAACGGCTGATGGCCTGCTGCAGGTACCTACTTTGGCCATGGCCATTGCTGGTAACCGTCAGCCGCAGGGCTGGAGCAACGAAGATAGCGGCGTCGACTTCTTTGACATCAAAGGCGACCTGGAGAGCGTGCTGCAACGCAGTGGGCTGCTGGGTGACTACCGTTTTGTCGCCGCACAGCACGATGCTTTGCACCCAGGGCAAACAGCGCGCATCGAAAAAGACGGTCAGCCTGTCGGCTGGATCGGCGCATTGCATCCGCAGGCGCAGAAGTCACTGGATCTGAAACACGCTGTGTATCTGGTGGAGATTGATCTCGCTGCTGTGCAGCAGCGCCGTGTTCCAGCCTTCGGTGAGCTGTCCAAGTTCCCGGAAATGCGCCGTGATTTGGCCTTGGTGGTTGAGCAAGGTGTGGCCGTCGACGATGTCTTCGCGGGTATCCGTTCAGTGGCAGGCGAATACTTGACGAACCTCACATTGTTTGACGTCTATGTGGGCAAAGGCATTGATCCTGATAGAAAAAGTCTGGCCCTAGGCTTGACCTGGCAGCATCCTTCACGCACTCTAACTGACGAAGAAGTGAACGATTCGGTCAACGCCGTGCTCGCTCACTTGAACGAGAGTGTAGGAGCAACGCTGAGGGGCTAG